One window from the genome of Microbulbifer sp. ALW1 encodes:
- a CDS encoding ShlB/FhaC/HecB family hemolysin secretion/activation protein: MALFKKGFLSISIAGLLLSTTVASAQDDDSGFRSRVRQAFEQDVPHINDADVAEEFERRSREARDPNLDTDIPEVSGREIGPRISVKEFRFHRLEEYPEFGIDRETVEAKAEALRVKYMQEDKMVAAGYTVDNLKEIALLLDGMGARFAPESLGPRELRKLINVLERQNNQRGLSYVDLEDIAAELTRFYRQQGLFLAQVQIPAQEVKDGIVTFSVQEGILGQVSVHDNQKYSEKQLAAAFSSQKGKLVNHDSIEESLYLLNDLPALNVTGYFSPGDNPGETRLNLKVRDESDWRLVTRMDNHGSTFTGDNRIFTAVDWFNPLGIGDELTVGYLKSSGIDDFDSGFGSNLGQLKYSLPLFSPRTRLLVSADYNKFKIHDADDDENFINLLELEGVNENYGVTVEQKFKRSRDFNITGSFGLTDKKSDITSITPVLDSWDHALGGEIGAYMDRLSGGAIPMLNVVNAKFQYGELTSYSGESELETDSDFQKFAAETSSLLFLPMPFTTAQSRLILKSRWQYSENALPSFEQLTLGGANGVRAFDVRDFSADQAGLFSAEWYPSFPDTINPRIFGSRLNDILQVAVIADAGYGVVNNFEPGLDNDWAALAGAGFLFKFSWSENWASQLSLAWPTTSKSSIDGTGDNADEPTIYADFSYFLQ; this comes from the coding sequence GTGGCATTGTTCAAAAAGGGATTTCTTTCAATTTCCATTGCGGGACTGTTGCTGTCGACAACCGTTGCAAGCGCGCAAGACGACGATAGTGGCTTTCGCAGCAGGGTGCGCCAGGCATTTGAACAGGATGTGCCACACATCAACGATGCCGATGTGGCCGAAGAGTTTGAGCGTCGTTCACGGGAAGCCAGAGATCCGAATCTGGATACCGATATTCCCGAAGTGTCCGGGCGGGAAATCGGGCCGAGAATCTCCGTCAAAGAATTTCGCTTTCATCGCCTGGAAGAGTATCCAGAATTCGGTATAGACCGCGAAACGGTTGAGGCGAAAGCGGAGGCGCTGCGTGTCAAGTACATGCAGGAAGACAAGATGGTAGCCGCCGGCTATACGGTAGACAACCTGAAGGAAATTGCGCTGCTGCTCGATGGTATGGGTGCGCGCTTCGCGCCGGAAAGCCTCGGTCCACGGGAACTGCGCAAGCTGATCAATGTGCTGGAGCGACAGAACAACCAGCGCGGCCTCAGTTATGTGGATCTTGAGGATATTGCGGCAGAGCTAACCCGGTTTTACCGGCAGCAAGGCTTGTTTCTCGCCCAAGTACAGATTCCCGCTCAGGAAGTGAAGGACGGTATCGTCACCTTTTCTGTCCAGGAGGGCATTCTCGGCCAGGTTTCGGTACACGATAACCAGAAGTACAGTGAGAAGCAGCTGGCGGCGGCTTTTTCCAGCCAAAAAGGCAAGCTGGTCAATCACGATAGTATCGAGGAATCTCTGTACCTGCTGAATGACCTGCCGGCTTTGAATGTGACCGGCTATTTCAGTCCCGGCGACAATCCTGGCGAAACACGTCTGAACCTGAAGGTAAGGGATGAGAGTGATTGGCGCCTGGTTACCCGTATGGATAACCACGGTTCCACTTTTACTGGCGACAACCGGATTTTTACCGCAGTGGATTGGTTCAACCCCCTTGGGATTGGGGATGAGCTGACGGTGGGTTATCTGAAGTCTTCCGGTATCGATGACTTTGACTCTGGATTTGGCTCCAATCTCGGCCAGCTCAAATACAGCCTGCCATTATTCAGTCCCCGCACCCGCTTACTGGTGTCTGCCGACTACAACAAGTTCAAGATTCACGATGCGGACGATGATGAAAACTTTATTAACCTCCTGGAGCTAGAAGGTGTCAACGAAAACTATGGCGTAACCGTCGAGCAAAAATTCAAGCGTTCGCGGGACTTCAATATCACGGGCTCCTTCGGTTTGACCGATAAAAAATCGGATATTACGTCCATTACTCCAGTGCTCGATAGCTGGGATCACGCACTCGGTGGTGAGATCGGTGCTTATATGGATCGCCTGTCCGGCGGTGCCATTCCGATGTTGAATGTGGTCAATGCAAAATTCCAGTATGGCGAGCTGACCAGCTATTCCGGCGAATCTGAGCTGGAGACAGACTCCGACTTTCAGAAATTTGCCGCAGAAACCAGCTCACTTTTGTTCCTGCCGATGCCATTCACCACAGCGCAATCCCGGCTTATTCTCAAAAGCCGTTGGCAATACAGTGAAAATGCTCTTCCTTCTTTCGAACAGCTGACGTTGGGCGGCGCGAATGGTGTTCGCGCATTTGATGTGCGTGATTTCTCCGCCGACCAGGCTGGTCTGTTTTCCGCGGAATGGTATCCCTCATTTCCCGACACGATAAACCCGAGGATTTTTGGTAGTCGCCTGAACGATATTCTTCAGGTCGCGGTAATCGCCGATGCGGGCTACGGGGTTGTGAATAACTTCGAGCCCGGGCTGGACAATGACTGGGCCGCACTGGCCGGCGCGGGCTTTCTGTTTAAGTTCAGCTGGAGTGAAAACTGGGCGAGCCAGCTCTCTCTGGCCTGGCCTACCACGTCAAAATCGTCCATCGATGGCACTGGAGATAATGCCGACGAACCGACGATATACGCAGATTTCTCCTACTTCCTGCAGTAA
- a CDS encoding bifunctional serine/threonine-protein kinase/formylglycine-generating enzyme family protein: protein MNDKTRIVKKAGESLSACDDSDVTVFVGHENTGANDHPPVGGNPGLVPSSQNFDTDDLLSSGNPDATVIIDSNHPLPKPRDAVHFEPSTSREGAVTKTVIKGRFELDKLLGVGGMGAVYKALDRRKLEASDSDPYVAIKLLNEDFQKHPDAFISLQREARKSQTLAHPNIVTVFDFDREGERVFMTMEFLEGAPLDKLLREHADIGLEKEKASAILRDVSQALIYAHSHRIVHSDFKPGNIFVTAKKGAKVIDFGIARAVTEGGIASKAGEQTIFDAGTLGALTPAYASLEMLKGEEPQPSDDVFALGCVAYELFSGRHPYGKTPADKAFQKKLKPKRIRSLTRRQWRALEAALAFHREDRTATVDKFVQQFFGKTGWKWAFGALFAATLVAGGVGYSHLEQENAAEQQRVKIELEKKLELELLERRISDKREAIDRLLGLSVLTSSWERDLRIELEEYTKLNPEDVAFPESIHRQVSDLFIAAATGQLTLGNLEPAEEMLGRAGTWNEQVEGADEIRGQLTLEREEIRQRLEEERIATEREAERIRLQELREQQRLAAAELQRKIDTVVDEMESSLKCGFGMQVSGIEAALTRLAELDSAKAAVLRPVLADELTSCFSRLAVKSPERTEGLLKEARIMLPAQRQLANFDIDYCAHLRPGSGAKGDRYTCADPMGDSGFGPQMVVVTGTSGRPLAVGRYEISNGEFARYCKAKGGCEGLALESSGLPVHNISREQAEQYIQWLSAETGRSYRLPSESEWFAAASANGQPEVADRNCSLRYGGIERGLELVAANAGMANPFGIVNAVGNVQEWVVGVDKQLIAAGGSRLDAMSRCLATSKTLHNGAGDEITGFRIVRDLVR from the coding sequence GTGAATGACAAAACCCGAATAGTCAAAAAAGCCGGCGAATCGTTGTCGGCGTGTGATGACTCGGATGTAACGGTATTTGTTGGCCATGAAAATACCGGGGCCAACGACCACCCGCCAGTTGGGGGGAATCCGGGACTGGTGCCGAGTTCTCAAAACTTCGACACTGACGATCTGCTGAGTTCGGGTAACCCGGACGCCACGGTGATTATTGATAGTAATCATCCGCTACCCAAGCCGCGTGATGCGGTGCATTTTGAACCTTCCACTTCCCGAGAGGGCGCAGTCACCAAGACGGTCATTAAAGGGCGTTTTGAACTGGACAAGCTCCTTGGTGTTGGCGGTATGGGTGCCGTCTACAAGGCGCTCGACCGGCGCAAGCTCGAGGCCAGCGATAGTGATCCCTATGTGGCGATCAAGCTGCTGAACGAGGATTTCCAGAAGCACCCCGACGCCTTTATTTCTCTGCAGCGTGAAGCGCGAAAGTCGCAGACTCTGGCTCACCCGAATATCGTAACGGTGTTCGACTTTGACCGCGAGGGTGAGCGGGTCTTTATGACCATGGAGTTTCTGGAGGGTGCACCTCTGGATAAGCTGCTGCGGGAACATGCGGATATCGGCCTGGAAAAAGAAAAGGCATCGGCGATTCTGCGCGATGTCTCCCAGGCATTGATTTATGCCCACTCCCACAGAATTGTTCATTCGGACTTCAAGCCCGGCAATATTTTCGTTACCGCGAAAAAAGGCGCAAAAGTTATCGATTTCGGTATTGCACGCGCGGTTACCGAGGGTGGGATTGCTAGTAAGGCCGGAGAGCAAACGATTTTCGATGCCGGTACGCTCGGGGCGCTAACCCCGGCCTATGCCAGCCTTGAAATGCTTAAGGGTGAGGAGCCTCAGCCATCGGACGATGTGTTCGCGTTGGGTTGTGTGGCCTATGAACTGTTCAGCGGGCGCCACCCCTACGGAAAGACGCCCGCGGATAAAGCCTTCCAGAAAAAGCTGAAACCCAAGCGCATTCGCAGCCTGACACGCCGCCAGTGGCGGGCGCTGGAAGCCGCACTCGCATTCCATCGTGAAGATCGCACCGCGACCGTCGACAAATTTGTACAACAGTTTTTCGGGAAAACCGGTTGGAAGTGGGCCTTCGGCGCACTCTTCGCTGCAACTCTGGTGGCTGGTGGCGTCGGCTACTCCCATCTTGAGCAGGAAAATGCCGCAGAGCAGCAGCGGGTAAAAATAGAGTTGGAGAAAAAGCTGGAGCTTGAGCTGCTCGAGCGTCGCATCTCCGATAAGCGAGAAGCGATTGATCGCCTGTTGGGCCTCAGTGTACTCACGTCTTCCTGGGAGCGCGACTTGCGTATCGAGCTCGAGGAATACACCAAGCTGAACCCTGAGGATGTCGCCTTCCCGGAGTCGATTCACCGCCAAGTATCTGACCTGTTTATCGCCGCAGCCACTGGCCAGTTAACCCTTGGCAACCTTGAGCCTGCGGAGGAGATGCTTGGCCGGGCCGGAACCTGGAATGAGCAGGTGGAAGGCGCGGACGAAATTCGCGGGCAATTAACGCTGGAGCGGGAGGAGATCCGCCAGCGTCTCGAAGAGGAGCGCATTGCCACCGAGCGCGAGGCTGAGCGTATCCGCCTGCAGGAGCTCAGGGAGCAGCAGCGCCTGGCTGCAGCGGAATTACAGCGCAAAATCGACACAGTAGTCGATGAGATGGAGTCTTCGCTGAAGTGTGGCTTCGGTATGCAGGTTTCCGGAATCGAGGCTGCGCTGACCCGCCTTGCAGAGCTCGACAGTGCCAAGGCCGCGGTTCTGAGGCCGGTGCTGGCCGATGAGCTTACTTCCTGTTTTTCTCGCCTTGCCGTCAAGAGCCCGGAGCGGACAGAAGGGCTACTGAAGGAGGCGCGCATCATGCTGCCTGCGCAGCGCCAACTGGCCAACTTCGATATTGATTATTGTGCCCATCTGCGGCCGGGAAGTGGTGCCAAAGGTGATAGATACACCTGTGCTGACCCTATGGGTGACAGTGGTTTTGGCCCGCAAATGGTGGTAGTGACGGGGACTTCGGGAAGGCCTCTGGCGGTAGGGCGCTATGAGATATCCAATGGCGAGTTTGCTCGCTATTGCAAAGCCAAGGGCGGCTGTGAGGGACTCGCGTTGGAGTCCAGCGGACTTCCCGTGCACAACATTTCACGAGAGCAGGCTGAGCAATACATTCAGTGGCTGAGTGCGGAAACCGGGCGCAGTTATCGTTTGCCTTCCGAGAGTGAGTGGTTTGCTGCCGCTAGCGCCAACGGGCAGCCCGAAGTTGCAGACAGGAACTGTTCTCTGCGCTATGGCGGTATTGAGCGAGGCTTGGAGCTGGTCGCGGCGAACGCAGGCATGGCCAATCCATTTGGTATCGTCAATGCGGTAGGCAATGTGCAGGAGTGGGTTGTCGGCGTCGACAAACAGCTGATCGCCGCAGGCGGCAGCCGCCTGGATGCCATGAGTCGCTGTCTGGCAACGTCAAAAACACTCCACAATGGCGCCGGTGATGAAATTACTGGCTTCCGTATCGTGCGCGATCTTGTGCGCTGA
- a CDS encoding type VI secretion system tube protein Hcp, giving the protein MAIYMNFNNKAPAGNVTAKGYEDWIEVDSFNFGVGRGITMEAGAVANREATRPSLSEVTVTKRIDAASGGLFKSSVTGDEGVKVEIHVVQTGANSVEKFAVYTLEDVIISSYSISASSGGAPAESISLSFSKIEADLNHADKTNKNPKNMRVGYDLTTATPL; this is encoded by the coding sequence ATGGCTATTTACATGAACTTCAACAACAAGGCGCCTGCCGGTAACGTAACCGCAAAAGGCTACGAAGACTGGATCGAAGTAGACAGCTTCAATTTTGGTGTCGGCCGTGGCATCACCATGGAAGCGGGCGCCGTTGCCAACCGTGAAGCAACTCGCCCTAGCCTGAGTGAAGTTACCGTAACCAAGCGCATCGATGCAGCTTCTGGCGGCCTGTTCAAGTCATCCGTAACTGGTGACGAAGGTGTTAAAGTCGAAATTCACGTTGTGCAGACTGGCGCAAACTCTGTTGAGAAGTTCGCGGTTTACACTCTGGAAGACGTGATTATCTCCTCTTACAGCATCTCCGCTTCTTCTGGCGGCGCGCCAGCCGAGTCCATCTCCCTGAGCTTCTCCAAGATCGAAGCCGATCTGAACCACGCAGACAAGACCAACAAGAACCCGAAAAACATGCGTGTTGGATACGACCTGACTACTGCTACCCCGCTGTAA
- a CDS encoding type VI secretion system Vgr family protein: MSSLNQDKRMIRTSCPIGKDTFIASAISGEEYVSKPYRYQIKLLSDNHDISQDQIVGKLFTASIHHAKAPRYINGYVTHFSLHDINPEGLRQYIAVIQPGFWFTNLAGKNRIFEKKSAKDIIGEVLKEYSSVIKFTDKMTGNYITREYCVQFNETDFQFISRLMSEEGIAYYFKQTDGNHEMVICDEHKDFYDCVTEKVEYDGGGSHPMKNTVSSWHRDFNYHGGGFSLKDYNEFTVGKDNLQEVKTKNKINQVDKYIQDLYGLNHFEVDAEHKHKFKDDYHKALADRAIESQECRHDIGHGSSDVPELAAGGLFNLEHTIKSEKGKYLLTSVRITATDSNSEETHFRNTFSCIPEKVMPRPDPISNAHKIHSPQIAQVVQLKATDSDSSNDPFTQVKVKFPWNSKQNSCWVRVMQSFSGKDWGANFVPRKGQEVVITYLNGDPDRPIVTGAVYNGDNPGPKYTSTQSGWKTLVEGSKFNELRFDDKKENEEIYMEAGKDHNFVIHNDQTGKIENDQTLEVKNNRSITITEGDETITLSKGKQTTTIEGNQSTTIKSGNQSLKISKGTQTIDAMGAIKIKSKASIELKVGCNSIKISPSGVEIKGTMVSCKGDAKAEVKAGAMLTLKGGLTMIN, translated from the coding sequence ATGTCTTCACTAAATCAAGACAAGCGCATGATCCGGACAAGCTGTCCGATTGGCAAAGATACTTTTATCGCCAGTGCCATCAGTGGTGAAGAGTACGTTTCCAAGCCCTACCGATACCAGATCAAGTTACTTTCCGACAATCACGACATCTCTCAGGATCAGATTGTTGGCAAGTTGTTTACCGCCAGCATTCATCACGCCAAAGCCCCACGATATATCAACGGCTACGTCACGCACTTTTCACTACACGACATCAACCCGGAAGGCCTGCGGCAGTATATTGCGGTCATACAACCAGGATTTTGGTTCACCAATCTAGCGGGAAAAAACAGGATTTTTGAAAAGAAATCCGCCAAAGACATCATTGGCGAAGTACTCAAAGAGTACAGCAGTGTCATCAAATTCACTGACAAGATGACCGGCAACTACATTACGCGGGAATACTGTGTACAGTTCAATGAAACGGACTTTCAGTTTATCAGCCGCCTGATGTCCGAAGAGGGTATTGCTTACTACTTCAAGCAAACCGATGGCAATCATGAGATGGTCATCTGTGACGAACACAAAGATTTTTACGATTGCGTGACCGAGAAAGTAGAGTACGACGGCGGCGGTAGTCACCCGATGAAAAATACCGTCAGTAGCTGGCACCGGGACTTTAATTACCACGGTGGTGGATTCTCCCTGAAGGACTACAACGAATTCACGGTGGGCAAGGACAATCTCCAGGAAGTAAAAACCAAAAATAAAATCAACCAAGTTGATAAGTACATACAGGACCTGTATGGGCTCAACCATTTCGAAGTGGACGCCGAACACAAACACAAGTTCAAGGATGACTACCACAAAGCACTGGCAGATCGTGCGATTGAATCGCAGGAGTGCCGACATGATATCGGCCATGGTAGTAGCGACGTTCCGGAACTTGCCGCCGGTGGCCTGTTCAATTTAGAGCACACCATCAAGTCAGAAAAAGGCAAATACCTTCTGACATCTGTCCGCATAACTGCGACCGACAGCAACAGCGAAGAGACGCACTTCCGCAATACCTTCAGCTGTATCCCAGAAAAAGTTATGCCACGCCCGGACCCTATCAGTAATGCGCACAAAATACACTCACCTCAGATTGCACAGGTGGTGCAGCTAAAGGCCACTGACTCAGATAGCTCCAACGATCCCTTCACCCAGGTGAAGGTCAAGTTTCCATGGAACTCCAAACAAAACAGCTGTTGGGTACGTGTGATGCAGTCATTCTCAGGCAAGGACTGGGGGGCAAATTTCGTCCCACGGAAGGGCCAGGAGGTGGTCATCACATACCTCAATGGTGACCCCGACCGCCCGATCGTTACTGGCGCTGTGTATAACGGCGATAATCCCGGGCCAAAATACACATCGACACAGAGCGGCTGGAAGACTCTGGTTGAGGGCAGCAAATTCAATGAATTGCGCTTTGACGACAAAAAAGAGAACGAAGAAATCTACATGGAAGCCGGTAAGGATCACAATTTTGTGATTCACAATGACCAAACCGGGAAAATCGAGAATGATCAAACCCTCGAGGTCAAAAACAATCGTTCCATCACCATTACCGAAGGTGACGAAACCATTACCCTGAGCAAAGGCAAGCAGACCACCACGATTGAAGGGAACCAGAGCACCACAATCAAGTCTGGCAACCAGTCCCTGAAGATCAGCAAAGGCACTCAAACCATCGATGCGATGGGAGCCATTAAGATTAAATCCAAGGCATCGATCGAGCTCAAAGTTGGTTGCAACAGCATCAAGATCAGTCCTTCCGGGGTCGAAATCAAAGGAACCATGGTGTCCTGTAAAGGGGACGCGAAAGCGGAAGTAAAAGCTGGTGCAATGCTCACCCTCAAGGGTGGCCTCACCATGATCAATTAA
- a CDS encoding PAAR domain-containing protein, which translates to MSTGPVPHVGGPIAVPGGPTVLIGKMPSATVGSVCVCVGPPDSIAVGSSTVMIQGKPAARMGDTTAHGGKIILGCPTVLIGG; encoded by the coding sequence ATGTCCACGGGGCCCGTACCTCATGTTGGCGGGCCGATCGCGGTTCCCGGTGGACCTACAGTATTAATCGGTAAAATGCCCTCAGCCACCGTAGGCAGTGTCTGTGTCTGTGTCGGGCCTCCCGACTCCATTGCCGTGGGCAGCTCCACCGTAATGATCCAGGGAAAACCTGCTGCGCGTATGGGTGATACAACAGCTCACGGCGGAAAGATCATACTCGGCTGCCCTACCGTTTTGATTGGGGGCTAA
- a CDS encoding DUF6795 domain-containing protein encodes MSIFGGKEVYLFSNVSGKLTYENKPASNTTVRRLVEVDGKHYEDTVQTDNEGLFSFEALTKKDRAILPKEFVSHQKLIAEHDAKDILIWETVKRSEEENAELEGKPLNFTCELTDETRFIHMMLHSIGTNCTWDN; translated from the coding sequence ATGTCCATTTTTGGAGGAAAAGAGGTTTATTTGTTTTCAAACGTTTCCGGCAAACTAACCTACGAAAACAAACCAGCCTCAAATACCACAGTACGTCGGCTTGTGGAGGTCGATGGAAAGCATTACGAAGACACGGTACAAACCGATAACGAAGGGCTATTTTCATTTGAGGCCCTGACCAAGAAAGATAGGGCCATCTTGCCAAAAGAATTCGTATCCCATCAAAAATTAATTGCCGAGCACGATGCCAAAGATATTTTGATCTGGGAAACGGTTAAGAGAAGTGAAGAAGAAAACGCCGAGCTGGAAGGGAAACCGCTGAATTTCACCTGTGAACTAACGGATGAAACCCGCTTCATTCACATGATGCTGCACTCCATCGGCACCAATTGCACCTGGGATAACTAA
- a CDS encoding lipase family protein — MASLISHTDAASLASAVYEIQSDTFTPATIDRFKSNWDLSNESSVVNGLSGTLWVIKKETGFGVVAEGRGDFAGDILILLRGTDNNFDWATDATVGFSPSATGRFVHTGFNACFHTILPELKNQLNVIKQRFQTANKTVRTIHCVGHSLGGALATLTAEWLNKSKHIHYTDVKLYTFGSPRVGGIRFVKLVTEEMDKGKDIYRVYHKTDVVPMVPLWPFYHLPESKAGYCLKSPGSMPSGEFHKMKNYIASVSKTSSWETMYELEPEVSQSAIEQWLSSDGPLSLTMNTMNMINKAIAYVLQKILKVAGISLQLGIASGVTLLDMLAYVLKKGIDFSKKLSTWVYKLIKRIMVALGMKIKKDINFTTSFIRHIFKQLKDKIDRLVQIAVHSIFDH, encoded by the coding sequence ATGGCATCTTTAATTTCACATACAGACGCAGCGAGCCTGGCAAGCGCGGTTTATGAAATTCAAAGCGATACCTTTACGCCCGCGACGATCGACAGGTTCAAAAGTAATTGGGATCTTTCAAATGAAAGCAGCGTGGTTAACGGGCTTTCAGGTACCCTTTGGGTCATAAAGAAAGAAACCGGGTTCGGTGTTGTTGCCGAAGGTCGAGGAGATTTTGCGGGCGACATTTTGATTCTTCTTCGCGGAACCGACAATAACTTTGACTGGGCGACCGACGCCACTGTTGGATTCTCTCCATCAGCCACCGGCAGATTCGTACACACCGGCTTCAACGCCTGCTTCCACACGATTCTTCCGGAGCTTAAAAACCAACTCAATGTTATAAAGCAGCGTTTTCAGACTGCCAATAAAACTGTCCGGACAATCCACTGCGTGGGCCACAGTCTCGGCGGCGCTCTCGCCACCTTAACTGCCGAGTGGCTGAACAAATCCAAGCATATCCACTATACCGATGTAAAACTGTACACCTTTGGAAGCCCCCGCGTAGGAGGTATACGGTTTGTAAAGCTGGTTACCGAGGAGATGGATAAGGGTAAAGATATCTACCGCGTTTATCACAAAACAGACGTGGTACCCATGGTCCCCCTTTGGCCTTTTTACCACCTTCCGGAAAGCAAGGCCGGATATTGCCTTAAAAGTCCTGGCAGTATGCCATCTGGCGAATTTCACAAGATGAAAAACTATATCGCCAGTGTGAGCAAAACCTCATCCTGGGAAACCATGTATGAGCTGGAACCAGAGGTTTCGCAGAGCGCAATCGAGCAGTGGCTTTCATCCGACGGGCCTTTAAGCCTGACGATGAACACCATGAACATGATCAATAAAGCGATTGCTTACGTATTGCAGAAAATCTTGAAGGTCGCCGGAATAAGCCTGCAGCTTGGCATTGCCTCCGGCGTAACGCTGCTGGATATGCTCGCGTACGTGCTCAAAAAGGGAATCGATTTCTCCAAGAAGCTGTCCACCTGGGTGTACAAGCTGATCAAGCGGATCATGGTCGCTCTGGGAATGAAGATCAAAAAAGACATCAACTTCACCACAAGCTTTATTCGCCATATATTCAAGCAGCTGAAGGATAAGATTGACCGACTAGTTCAGATTGCCGTGCACTCTATCTTTGATCATTAA
- a CDS encoding AAA family ATPase: MSEFKEEHKVSMLLGSPPGYVGYGEGGVLTEAARRKPYSVILLDEMEKAHPGVQDIFYNLFDKGTIKDGEGRDIDFKNTVIIMTSNAGEDAIRAIFSQVEEKPEPEVLLDNIRPHLLQKFKPAFLGRANVIAYYPLDDENLIEICKINMRRIEKRVKEHYGASFSYDDDVLINIVARCQESDTGARNIEVILNRTLLPSLASECLDKMAKGEEVTAIHVGADEEGDFSYQVN, encoded by the coding sequence ATGTCGGAATTCAAGGAAGAGCACAAGGTATCGATGCTGCTGGGCTCCCCTCCCGGATATGTCGGTTATGGTGAAGGCGGTGTATTAACGGAAGCGGCTCGCAGAAAGCCCTACTCGGTCATCCTGCTGGACGAAATGGAAAAGGCGCACCCGGGGGTGCAGGATATTTTCTATAACCTGTTCGACAAGGGCACCATCAAAGATGGTGAAGGCCGGGACATCGATTTCAAAAACACCGTCATTATCATGACGTCCAACGCCGGCGAAGATGCAATCCGGGCAATCTTCAGTCAGGTGGAAGAAAAGCCGGAACCCGAGGTTTTGCTGGACAATATTCGCCCGCACCTGTTGCAGAAGTTCAAGCCGGCATTTCTCGGTCGCGCCAACGTAATCGCGTATTACCCGTTGGATGACGAGAACCTGATAGAGATCTGTAAGATCAATATGCGTCGAATCGAGAAGCGCGTGAAAGAGCATTACGGTGCCAGCTTCAGCTATGACGACGATGTATTGATCAATATCGTCGCCCGCTGCCAGGAATCTGATACCGGTGCACGCAATATCGAAGTGATATTGAACCGCACCTTGCTGCCTTCATTAGCCAGTGAATGCCTGGACAAGATGGCCAAAGGAGAGGAAGTGACAGCGATCCACGTGGGCGCTGATGAAGAGGGTGACTTCAGCTATCAGGTCAACTGA